One genomic region from Metallosphaera tengchongensis encodes:
- a CDS encoding CbiX/SirB N-terminal domain-containing protein produces the protein MKVGILLVLHGSRVNEWKEVAVKYKELLNSYFELVEYGFIEFNQPTLREATENLVSAGASHIVAVPLLFAAGAHFYRDIPRLIGVNENGEVVINEKKVSISIARPIGVDKRVAEILKERVEQIIEGPRQI, from the coding sequence ATGAAAGTTGGAATACTACTTGTCCTACATGGGAGCAGGGTAAATGAGTGGAAAGAGGTAGCTGTAAAGTATAAAGAGCTACTTAACTCATATTTCGAATTGGTAGAATATGGTTTCATAGAATTCAATCAGCCGACGTTAAGAGAAGCGACAGAAAATCTAGTATCAGCAGGGGCCTCGCATATAGTAGCAGTTCCTCTTCTCTTCGCAGCTGGAGCTCACTTTTACAGGGACATTCCTAGACTAATAGGGGTAAATGAAAATGGAGAGGTTGTAATAAATGAGAAAAAAGTTAGCATCTCGATTGCTAGGCCCATAGGTGTAGATAAAAGGGTTGCAGAGATACTAAAGGAGAGGGTAGAACAAATAATTGAAGGCCCTAGGCAGATTTGA
- the rnhA gene encoding ribonuclease HI, with product MKALGRFDGLCEPKNPGGIATYGFVIYLDNEVIEGFGLAEEPWSENSTNNVAEYVAIICLLRKLLSIGVDEVIVEGDSQLVIKQLTGEYSVKSERVKPLYSIALSLIKKFKKIELRWIPRDKNKDADRLSRIAYEMVKKGEIKKVGCRDTL from the coding sequence TTGAAGGCCCTAGGCAGATTTGACGGTTTATGCGAACCTAAAAATCCAGGTGGGATAGCAACTTACGGATTCGTAATTTACCTGGACAATGAGGTCATTGAAGGTTTTGGGCTTGCTGAAGAACCTTGGAGTGAGAACTCCACGAATAATGTTGCCGAATATGTCGCAATAATTTGTCTCCTACGAAAATTACTATCCATTGGAGTTGATGAAGTTATAGTAGAAGGGGACAGTCAACTGGTTATTAAACAGTTGACAGGAGAGTATAGTGTAAAATCGGAGAGAGTTAAACCTTTATATAGTATTGCTCTTAGCTTGATAAAGAAATTCAAAAAGATAGAACTACGCTGGATTCCTCGGGATAAAAACAAGGACGCTGATAGGCTCTCCAGGATAGCATATGAGATGGTAAAAAAGGGGGAAATCAAGAAAGTCGGATGTCGTGACACTCTGTAA
- a CDS encoding 30S ribosomal protein S15: MNKRRANGASHSTRPARAGSPKWVRFSREEVEMLIMELAKKGYTPSMIGIVLRDQYGVPLAKQIVGKKVNQYLREKGLTPEIPEDLFNLIRRAVNVRRHLNEYPADKTAKKGLEEIESKIRRLAYYYKKANILPENWAYDPAKAELLVSAST; this comes from the coding sequence TTGAATAAAAGACGAGCCAACGGCGCTTCTCATTCCACTAGACCTGCGAGGGCAGGGTCACCGAAGTGGGTTAGATTCTCTAGAGAAGAGGTTGAAATGCTAATAATGGAATTAGCTAAGAAGGGTTACACCCCATCTATGATTGGTATTGTGTTAAGGGACCAATACGGAGTTCCGTTAGCCAAGCAGATAGTAGGGAAGAAGGTGAACCAGTATCTAAGGGAAAAGGGATTGACGCCAGAAATTCCTGAAGATCTGTTTAATCTAATTAGAAGAGCTGTTAACGTAAGGAGGCACTTAAATGAATATCCCGCTGACAAAACTGCAAAGAAGGGGTTAGAGGAGATAGAATCGAAGATAAGAAGGTTAGCATACTATTATAAGAAAGCCAATATATTGCCCGAAAACTGGGCGTATGATCCAGCAAAGGCGGAACTTTTAGTAAGCGCTAGTACCTAG
- a CDS encoding methionine synthase, translated as MNLPALPTTVIGSYPRPKWLREAISLHKNGRIAKDELQEAFNDAAVAVMRDHQIAGIDVPTDGEVRRDEMVEFFAERMKGFKFYGPVRVWGTAYYRKPSIVSKVEYGQPMLVDEVQFTKNISYTPYFKVTITGPYTMAYWSYNEYYRDRKEMVFDLAKAINSEIRNLVSAGAQIIQVDEPAIHSTPEEVEWAVEAVNESVKGINAKLMIHICYGDYKIIAPYLNEFKVDQINFALKIYNYKPLKLFKEIGYEKEIGAGVIDVHNRNVETEEEVYKDIKRLMEYFPMEKIWINPDCGLKLLPRSIAFSKMVSMVKGVEMVREELKKTGALSK; from the coding sequence ATGAATTTACCCGCTCTTCCAACCACTGTAATAGGAAGCTATCCAAGACCAAAGTGGCTCAGGGAGGCAATCTCACTACATAAAAATGGAAGAATTGCGAAAGATGAGCTTCAGGAAGCCTTTAATGACGCTGCAGTAGCAGTCATGAGAGATCATCAGATAGCAGGTATAGACGTTCCTACAGACGGGGAAGTTAGAAGGGACGAGATGGTTGAGTTCTTTGCAGAGAGGATGAAGGGTTTCAAGTTTTATGGGCCTGTAAGGGTTTGGGGAACTGCTTACTACAGGAAACCGTCTATTGTGTCTAAGGTGGAATATGGGCAACCTATGCTTGTCGATGAGGTCCAGTTCACAAAGAACATATCTTACACTCCATACTTTAAGGTGACCATTACGGGACCTTATACCATGGCCTATTGGTCGTATAACGAATACTATAGGGACAGAAAGGAAATGGTTTTTGATTTGGCCAAGGCCATAAATTCTGAGATAAGAAATTTGGTAAGTGCTGGGGCGCAAATAATACAAGTGGACGAACCCGCAATTCACTCTACGCCAGAGGAAGTGGAGTGGGCTGTTGAGGCAGTAAACGAGTCAGTAAAGGGAATAAACGCCAAGCTTATGATACACATATGCTATGGAGATTACAAAATTATAGCACCATATCTGAATGAGTTCAAGGTTGACCAAATAAATTTTGCATTGAAAATTTATAATTATAAACCCTTAAAACTCTTTAAAGAGATTGGCTATGAAAAAGAGATTGGAGCAGGCGTTATAGACGTTCACAATAGAAACGTTGAGACGGAAGAAGAGGTTTACAAGGACATTAAGAGACTAATGGAATACTTCCCAATGGAGAAGATATGGATAAACCCAGATTGTGGTTTGAAGCTATTGCCAAGGAGCATAGCGTTTTCTAAGATGGTTTCAATGGTCAAGGGCGTAGAGATGGTAAGGGAAGAACTTAAAAAGACAGGAGCACTATCTAAATGA